The following proteins are encoded in a genomic region of Fusarium keratoplasticum isolate Fu6.1 chromosome 9, whole genome shotgun sequence:
- a CDS encoding Zn(2)-C6 fungal-type domain-containing protein: MPGGKPPRMRSACTSCHAAKVRCTGEKTGCKRCLQSDMTCTYEVSLVGRMTKKRRRQKCNGRAHNTDDETPVEYLHPLSRSVSCGDQNCLDPCKLAISSPGCYDDPSAQHPYDHTLDQTGNCNPQSQYPAVELRNNSVYGPYSEIESILPCLRQAADILPLSPDSTWLSPSTSDSPPKEQWSPEPQSTSVISELSTMLESLETQTRSKSRALDEILQTNRACMTSLGKILTTSEYSSYRSGGILAVSALELIIYSFEEAVKSQGWGSEPSSQICGSLSSVKFGVFEVDPEEQVAIVKRIVFKEVKNCLEITFKADE; encoded by the exons ATGCCCGGAGGAAAGCCCCCTCGTATGCGATCAGCGTGCACCTCTTGTCACGCCGCCAAG GTCCGGTGCACAGGAGAAAAGACAGGATGCAAAAGATGTCTACAGTCAGACATGACTTGCACGTACGAGGTATCGCTCGTGGGCAGAATGACCAAGAAAAGGCGGAGGCAGAAGTGCAATGGCAGGGCTCACAACACGGATGACGAGACCCCGGTTGAATATCTTCATCCTCTATCGAGATCGGTTTCTTGCGGAGATCAAAACTGCCTGGACCCATGCAAGCTCGCCATCAGCAGCCCTGGTTGTTACGACGACCCCTCAGCTCAGCATCCGTACGACCACACCCTTGATCAAACCGGAAACTGCAATCCCCAGTCACAGTATCCAGCTGTTGAACTCAGAAATAACAGCGTGTACGGCCCCTACTCTGAAATCGAATCCATACTCCCTTGTTTAAGACAAGCCGCCGACATCCTACCCCTCAGCCCGGACTCTACCTGGCTTTCTCCAAGCACATCAGACTCGCCGCCCAAAGAGCAATGGAGCCCGGAGCCTCAAAGTACTTCGGTAATTTCAGAGCTATCTACCATGCTAGAGTCGCTGGAAACACAAACACGGTCGAAATCTCGGGCTCTGGATGAGATACTCCAGACCAACCGAGCCTGCATGACCAGTCTCGGCAAGATCCTAACCACAAGCGAGTACTCTAGCTACAGGAGTGGCGGAATACTCGCAGTCTCCGCTTTGGAGCTCATCATTTACTCGTTTGAGGAGGCGGTCAAATCCCAAGGATGGGGAAGCGAGCCTAGCTCACAGATTTGCGGAAGCTTGTCAAGCGTGAAATTTGGGGTATTCGAAGTGGATCCCGAGGAGCAAGTTGCAATCGTAAAGAGGATAGTCTTCAAGGAGGTAAAGAACTGTCTGGAAATA ACCTTCAAAGCTGACGAATAA